One window from the genome of Glycine soja cultivar W05 chromosome 12, ASM419377v2, whole genome shotgun sequence encodes:
- the LOC114380087 gene encoding protein STRUBBELIG-RECEPTOR FAMILY 3-like, translated as MGWKRSGLEWERVKIYGQVLLGFLYICTIQTSSAVTDPTDVAAINSLYIALRSPVLPGWVASGGDPCGEGWQGILCNGSFIQKIVLNGANLGGELGDKLSTFVSISVIDLSSNNIGGNIPSSLPVTLRNFFLAANQFTGSIPTSLSTLTGLTDMSLNENFLTGEIPDAFQSLTQLINLDLSHNNLSGELPPSMDNLLALTTLRLQNNQLSGTLDVLQDLPLKDLNVENNQFAGPIPPKLLSIPAFRQAGNPFNVNGTTTPASSPRSPAIAPPGTPISGAPPGTPVSGTPPSSGRVPTKQADGPTAVNESHTGKSKKSTKRVVWISIASVLGFIILLLGFILFIPRCSRRERDDRRSKQHQIGAYGGERQNARDYEALVQPPSQMEKVPVGDVPKPKEGHQAESRRTWVTPNPQGEQEKDVHRNRMATIPKPVEHEIDMSTLEVYSMPPPPPPPPPPPPPPPPPPPPPPPPPPPPPTEKVIIEPASSRSGTNVNPVNPSIRSSVPPPTFAKFFAIASLQQYTNSFSQENLIGGGMLGNVYRAELPNGKLLAVKKLDKRASAHQKDEEFIELINNIDKIRHANVVELVGYCSEHDQRLLIYEYCSNGSLYDALHSDDDFKTRLSWNSRIRISLGAARALEYLHEQCQPPVVHRNLKSANILLDDDLSVRVSDCGLAPLIASGSVSQLSGNLLTAYGYGAPEFESGIYTYQSDVYSFGVIMLELLTGRQSHDRARARGEQFLVRWAVPQLHDIDALSRMVDPSLNGNYPAKSLSNFADIISRCLQSEPEFRPAMSEVVLYLLNMMRKESQQSESNEK; from the exons ATGGGTTGGAAGAGATCTGGTTTGGAGTGGGAGAGAGTGAAGATCTATGGACAAGTTCTATTGGGATTTCTGTATATCTGCACAATTCAGACTTCAAGTGCAGTCACTGATCCCACTGATG TTGCTGCAATTAATAGCTTATATATTGCATTGCGATCCCCTGTTCTGCCTGGGTGGGTTGCTAGTGGTGGAGATCCATGTGGAGAAGGGTGGCAAGGCATTCTGTGTAATGGATCATTCATACAAAAAAT AGTTCTAAACGGTGCAAATTTGGGAGGAGAACTGGGAGATAAACTGTCAACTTTTGTTTCAATCTCAGTAAT TGATCTAAGCAGCAACAACATTGGAGGAAATATTCCATCCAGTTTGCCAGTTACCTTGAGAAACTT TTTTCTTGCAGCCAACCAGTTCACTGGAAGTATTCCGACCTCTTTATCCACTTTGACTGGACTGACAGACAT GTCTCTTAATGAGAACTTTTTAACTGGAGAAATACCAGATGCTTTTCAGTCACTTACACAATTGATCAATCT AGATTTATCTCATAATAATTTGAGTGGGGAATTGCCTCCTTCTATGGATAATTTGTTGGCTCTGACCACCCT ACGCTTACAGAACAATCAACTTTCTGGGACACTTGATGTTTTGCAAGACCTTCCTCTGAAAGATTT GAATGTTGAGAACAACCAGTTTGCTGGCCCAATACCTCCAAAGTTGCTAAGCATCCCTGCCTTCAG ACAAGCTGGAAACCCATTCAATGTTAATGGTACTACAACTCCTGCTTCTTCACCTCGCTCCCCAGCAATAGCACCACCAGGAACTCCTATTTCTGGGGCACCACCCGGAACTCCTGTTTCTGGGACACCGCCATCTTCTGGTCGTGTACCTACTAAACAGGCTGATGGACCAACTGCAGTAAATGAATCACATACTGGGAAATCCAAAAAATCCACAAAAAGGGTGGTTTGGATATCAATTGCTAGTGTGTTGGGATTCATTATTTTGTTACTAGGATTTATTCTCTTTATTCCAAGGTGTAGCAGAAGAGAACGGGATGACAGAAGGTCCAAGCAACATCAAATTGGTGCATATGGAGGTGAAAGACAAAATGCTAGGGATTACGAGGCTTTAGTCCAACCGCCTAGTCAAATGGAAAAAG TACCAGTAGGGGATGTTCCAAAGCCAAAAGAGGGTCATCAAGCAGAGAGCAGGAGAACTTGGGTTACTCCAAATCCACAGGGTGAGCAAGAGAAGGATGTGCATAGAAATAGAATGGCAACAATACCAAAGCCAGTAGAGCATGAGATAGATATGAGTACTCTAGAAGTATATTCAATGCCTCCTCCTCCCCCTCCACCTCCACCCCCACCTCCCCCTCCCCCTCCCCCGCCTCCACCCCCGCCTCCACCTccacctcctcctcctactGAGAAGGTGATTATTGAGCCAGCCTCATCCCGCAGTGGGACTAATGTCAATCCTGTGAATCCATCCATTAGAAGTTCAGTTCCTCCTCCCACTTTTGCAAAATTTTTCGCCATTGCATCCCTTCAACAGTATACAAATAGCTTTTCTCAAGAAAATCTTATAGGAGGAGGCATGTTGGGTAATGTGTATAGAGCAGAGCTTCCTAATGGAAAG TTGCTTGCTGTAAAGAAACTGGACAAGAGAGCCTCTGCACACCAGAAGGATGAAGAATTTATTgaattgataaataatattgacAAAATACGGCATGCAAATGTTGTTGAGCTTGTTGGATACTGTTCAGAGCATGATCAAAGGCTTCTAATCTATGAGTACTGCAGTAATGGATCACTGTATGATGCACTCCACTCAGATGATGACTTCAAAACAAGACTCTCATGGAATTCTCGTATTCGGATCTCACTTGGGGCAGCTAGAGCCTTAGA ATATCTGCATGAGCAATGTCAGCCACCTGTAGTACATAGAAATTTGAAGTCTGCCAATATTCTCCTTGATGATGATCTATCCGTGCGGGTCTCTGACTGTGGTCTAGCTCCATTAATAGCTTCGGGATCAGTCAGTCAG CTCTCGGGGAACCTGTTAACTGCCTATGGCTATGGAGCTCCTGAATTTGAGTCTGGAATTTACACATACCAAAGTGATGTGTACAGCTTTGGAGTGATCATGTTAGAACTTTTGACTGGCCGTCAATCGCACGATAG GGCACGAGCACGAGGGGAGCAATTTCTGGTCAGATGGGCAGTTCCCCAACTTCATGATATCGATGCATTATCAAGGATGGTTGATCCTTCATTAAATGGAAATTACCCAGCAAAATCATTGTCAAATTTTGCAGACATTATCTCTAGATGCCTTCAG TCTGAGCCAGAATTTAGGCCAGCAATGTCCGAGGTCGTCCTATACTTACTAAATATGATGAGGAAGGAGTCTCAGCAAAGTgaatcaaatgaaaaatga